In Alkalihalobacterium alkalinitrilicum, a genomic segment contains:
- a CDS encoding substrate-binding protein, with product MYKHKLKIVALVVSTLLLLMLAACGSDTAGTDSSSNGNAGSDDSIKIGMVSFLSGAGAPWANSLGNAGELAVQEINENGGVMGKPVQLIINDSNSDPATGNVQANSLIERDEIVALFTADTSATRNALYPIINQAQIPFFYTLVYEGEEYLKYMYVNGAVPKQIIEPVIPYLVENEGANSWYIIGNDYVFPQNTAEAAKREIEKLGGTIVGEDFAPMGTSDFSSILAKIDAAKPDFILQILVGSDAVSFLNQFDAQGLHQQTKILGVAIDENSVQAMGSSANGIFSTGEYFQSIDTPENVAFTNNYKEVFGENADLQSFMSIGIYEAIHMWALAANKAQSLDWEKIDEVIGDIVFEGPRGAVQYETETNHASLPIYLTQVVNGELKIVESFGIVEPVE from the coding sequence GTGTATAAACATAAATTGAAAATTGTGGCTCTCGTTGTGAGTACACTGCTTCTACTTATGCTTGCTGCTTGCGGTTCAGATACTGCTGGAACAGATAGTTCTAGTAATGGAAATGCAGGATCCGATGATTCTATTAAAATAGGAATGGTTTCATTTTTAAGTGGGGCCGGAGCACCTTGGGCAAATAGTTTAGGAAATGCTGGTGAATTAGCTGTTCAAGAAATAAATGAGAACGGCGGTGTAATGGGCAAACCTGTTCAACTTATTATTAATGATTCTAATTCTGACCCCGCTACTGGAAATGTACAAGCTAATTCTTTAATTGAGCGAGATGAAATTGTTGCATTATTTACTGCCGACACGAGTGCTACAAGGAATGCACTATATCCAATCATTAATCAAGCTCAAATTCCATTCTTCTATACGCTAGTATATGAAGGGGAAGAATACTTAAAGTATATGTACGTTAATGGCGCTGTTCCAAAACAAATTATTGAACCTGTTATTCCGTATTTAGTAGAAAATGAAGGAGCAAACAGCTGGTACATAATCGGAAATGACTATGTATTCCCACAAAATACGGCAGAAGCAGCAAAAAGAGAAATTGAAAAACTTGGAGGAACAATTGTAGGAGAAGATTTTGCTCCAATGGGAACTTCTGACTTCTCTTCTATACTAGCAAAAATAGACGCAGCAAAACCAGATTTTATCTTGCAAATTCTTGTCGGTTCGGATGCTGTTTCATTTCTGAATCAGTTTGATGCGCAAGGTCTTCATCAACAAACGAAAATTCTAGGTGTCGCAATCGACGAAAATTCTGTACAAGCTATGGGCTCCAGTGCTAATGGAATCTTTTCTACTGGAGAATACTTCCAAAGTATTGACACACCTGAAAATGTAGCATTCACAAATAACTATAAAGAAGTATTCGGGGAAAATGCTGATCTTCAAAGCTTTATGTCTATAGGAATTTATGAAGCTATTCATATGTGGGCATTAGCTGCAAATAAAGCACAAAGTCTTGACTGGGAGAAAATTGACGAAGTCATTGGTGACATTGTTTTTGAAGGTCCGCGTGGAGCAGTACAATATGAGACTGAAACGAATCACGCAAGTCTTCCGATCTACTTAACTCAAGTAGTAAACGGAGAATTGAAAATAGTGGAAAGTTTTGGAATTGTAGAACCGGTAGAATAA
- a CDS encoding helix-turn-helix domain-containing protein — MAKYSEEFKIKLVTEYLHGDLGYKLLAKKYNMPSQTPLQDWVRAFKTQGIEGLKRKKVKEAYSIQFKLDTIQFMLETGASYQETADQFRLNNPSLIHRWMKTFNEQGIEGLNLKSKGRPSMSKKPNKKKNENKKLTREEELERENELLRLEVAYLKKLRAFRENPSAFHEKHKQRSHSNSKKKGSD; from the coding sequence ATGGCTAAATATAGTGAGGAATTTAAAATAAAGCTTGTTACTGAGTATTTACATGGAGATCTTGGATATAAATTATTGGCGAAAAAATACAATATGCCCTCTCAAACACCATTACAAGATTGGGTAAGAGCCTTTAAGACCCAAGGAATTGAGGGATTAAAGCGAAAAAAGGTGAAGGAAGCTTATTCTATTCAATTTAAATTAGATACGATACAATTTATGCTAGAGACAGGTGCTTCTTATCAGGAAACTGCTGATCAATTTAGATTGAACAATCCTTCATTAATTCACCGCTGGATGAAAACATTTAATGAACAAGGAATAGAAGGCCTGAACCTAAAGTCAAAGGGGCGACCTTCTATGTCTAAAAAACCAAACAAAAAGAAAAACGAAAATAAAAAACTGACGCGTGAAGAAGAATTAGAACGAGAGAATGAATTACTAAGGCTAGAAGTAGCATACTTAAAAAAGTTGAGAGCTTTTCGGGAAAATCCGAGTGCCTTCCACGAAAAGCACAAGCAAAGGTCGCATTCGAACTCAAAGAAGAAGGGTTCCGATTAA
- the yppF gene encoding YppF family protein — MSMDQLVNCYILYKKEQPSHVNDLLDYIQLNYFKGKLSSPQYRTLLKEVSNRSAVKPDYFLESTNMEAVY, encoded by the coding sequence ATGTCTATGGATCAATTGGTAAATTGCTACATATTGTATAAAAAGGAACAACCTTCACATGTTAATGATTTGTTGGATTACATTCAGCTAAACTACTTTAAAGGTAAACTATCATCACCGCAATACCGAACTTTATTGAAAGAGGTCTCCAATCGAAGCGCCGTCAAGCCTGATTACTTTTTAGAAAGTACAAACATGGAAGCTGTTTATTAA
- a CDS encoding ATP-dependent nuclease yields the protein MSLTKFSITNYKVFKETFSIDFSKDSVAILTGRNNTGKSTVLEAINCFFKKEGKPQTIRIDCFSESGKEIILSAVFESGEETVTVVKKYIEESAPKFYDENDVEIKANHDLKDKLDEILNNKPFYITPSMLPDDINDLIQNIYSEIIKSDLQKIENLANISEEENELKELAEEYAQIKKAYPEFLRKLKLSTDKQLEQVSSDVSKDLQSLFSNEHLSLNVVGGESEGFSSSDILKTTNSNVNIDSQNQSEMPLANQGTGLQRMSLIYLIQNMIEKKLMGESDNKLLLIDEPEAFLHPEAVRALSRSLYKIGEKMPLMISTHSPILIDLSEKQQATVPRLSEIGYFSRISISQVRKIRTTITNISKNTSRLWLVFLLMFCSQRDL from the coding sequence ATGAGTTTAACAAAGTTTAGTATAACGAATTATAAGGTCTTTAAAGAGACTTTTTCTATTGATTTTTCCAAAGACTCAGTTGCTATTTTAACTGGGAGAAATAATACTGGTAAATCAACTGTACTAGAAGCTATTAATTGTTTTTTCAAAAAAGAGGGTAAACCCCAAACTATTCGTATCGATTGTTTTTCTGAAAGTGGGAAGGAAATTATACTAAGTGCTGTATTTGAGTCTGGTGAAGAAACAGTAACTGTTGTTAAGAAATACATAGAAGAGTCTGCACCGAAATTTTATGATGAAAATGATGTTGAAATCAAAGCAAACCACGACTTAAAAGATAAATTAGATGAAATCCTCAACAATAAACCTTTTTACATAACTCCATCTATGTTACCTGATGATATTAATGACTTAATTCAAAATATATATTCAGAGATTATCAAAAGTGATTTGCAGAAGATTGAGAACTTGGCAAATATCTCAGAAGAAGAAAATGAGTTAAAAGAATTAGCAGAGGAGTATGCACAAATAAAAAAAGCATATCCTGAATTTTTAAGGAAGCTTAAATTAAGTACGGACAAACAACTTGAACAAGTAAGTAGTGATGTTTCTAAAGATTTACAAAGTTTATTTTCAAACGAACATTTATCTTTAAATGTAGTTGGTGGAGAAAGTGAAGGTTTTTCATCTAGTGACATATTAAAGACTACAAATTCAAATGTTAACATTGATAGTCAGAACCAATCTGAAATGCCATTAGCAAATCAAGGAACTGGTTTGCAAAGAATGAGTTTAATATATCTTATTCAAAACATGATAGAAAAGAAGCTTATGGGTGAAAGTGATAATAAGTTATTATTGATAGACGAACCAGAAGCTTTCTTACATCCAGAAGCAGTTAGGGCACTTAGTCGTTCTCTATATAAAATTGGGGAAAAAATGCCACTCATGATTTCTACTCACTCACCAATACTTATAGACTTATCTGAAAAACAGCAGGCAACCGTGCCAAGGCTCTCGGAAATTGGGTATTTCTCGCGAATCTCTATATCGCAAGTTAGAAAGATAAGGACTACAATAACAAACATAAGCAAAAACACGAGCCGTCTTTGGCTTGTGTTTTTGCTTATGTTTTGTTCGCAACGGGATCTATGA
- a CDS encoding branched-chain amino acid ABC transporter permease, with product MSILVLLNFINDIALLFIIALGLAIVFGLMGVVNLAHGEFIMLGAYTMFFITSFQLSPWFGLLLAPIVVGIFGLITEKLLVRKLYGKIMQSILATFGLSIVLSQIVEFIFGKGYKPVPPVMTHTVLILGTNYPSYRLFIIFIAIVLFLLLFFIQRRTNLGVTIRAVIENPQLASTLGIDINRVYQGTFVVGSALAGLAGALLAPLVVVHANMGIDYIIRAFMAVLVGGSSLIGLAGSSSLLGGSSSLMSYWTDAVWASILMIAIAIFFMKRKQ from the coding sequence ATGTCTATTCTCGTGCTATTAAATTTCATCAATGACATTGCCTTGTTATTTATCATTGCTTTAGGACTAGCTATTGTTTTTGGTTTAATGGGAGTCGTTAATCTTGCTCACGGAGAGTTTATCATGCTCGGGGCATATACGATGTTTTTTATTACTAGCTTTCAATTATCCCCATGGTTTGGATTGTTATTAGCGCCAATAGTTGTTGGTATTTTTGGCTTAATAACAGAAAAATTATTGGTACGTAAGTTATATGGGAAAATAATGCAATCAATATTAGCTACTTTTGGGTTAAGTATCGTTTTGAGTCAAATTGTAGAATTTATTTTCGGAAAGGGTTATAAGCCTGTTCCGCCTGTTATGACTCATACTGTATTAATACTGGGTACAAATTATCCATCATATCGACTTTTTATTATTTTTATTGCTATTGTTTTATTTTTGCTATTGTTTTTTATCCAACGTAGAACGAATTTGGGTGTGACAATTCGTGCAGTAATTGAAAATCCTCAGTTAGCTTCAACACTAGGAATTGATATTAATCGTGTATATCAAGGAACTTTCGTTGTAGGCAGTGCACTAGCCGGTTTAGCAGGGGCATTGTTGGCACCGCTAGTAGTTGTACATGCAAATATGGGGATTGATTATATTATAAGAGCTTTTATGGCAGTACTAGTGGGTGGTAGTTCATTAATAGGATTAGCTGGAAGTTCGAGTTTACTAGGAGGAAGCTCAAGTCTAATGTCCTATTGGACTGATGCGGTATGGGCTAGCATATTAATGATTGCTATTGCTATTTTCTTTATGAAAAGAAAGCAATAA
- a CDS encoding cysteine hydrolase family protein gives MKSKEVMDFLKIYNRTEDELLTPQELETKGVFSGEEEFIEFAERDYNTDKHWAFEIKKEECALIVIDLQEDFVNPSHPMCVPEAYRMIPRVSKVVNACRDLGVPVIFTAHNIAEDCSADFYKFWNPIKDGAIKEGSPGADIYSGIYPLPTERVIRTKHAYCSFAGTDLDYVLRNLGVKTLIIAGTLTNFCCESTARTGYFLNYHIVFGEDINATDSAIAHDATLRTMRRGFGRVLNAEDIIETLKEGDKKYKDAVEKEAAAK, from the coding sequence ATGAAGAGTAAAGAAGTAATGGATTTTTTGAAAATTTATAACCGTACCGAGGATGAATTGTTAACACCTCAAGAACTTGAGACAAAAGGAGTATTTTCTGGTGAGGAAGAGTTTATCGAATTTGCCGAAAGAGACTATAATACTGACAAACATTGGGCTTTTGAAATTAAAAAAGAAGAATGTGCATTGATTGTTATTGATCTTCAAGAGGATTTTGTTAATCCATCACACCCTATGTGTGTACCTGAGGCATATCGGATGATTCCACGTGTTAGTAAAGTGGTAAATGCTTGTAGAGATTTGGGGGTTCCAGTTATTTTTACAGCTCATAATATTGCTGAAGATTGTTCTGCTGATTTTTATAAATTTTGGAATCCGATTAAAGATGGCGCAATCAAGGAGGGCTCTCCGGGAGCTGATATTTATTCTGGAATCTATCCACTTCCGACTGAAAGAGTTATTCGCACGAAACATGCATACTGTTCATTTGCAGGAACTGATTTAGATTATGTATTAAGAAACTTAGGTGTTAAGACGCTCATAATTGCTGGAACGTTAACGAATTTCTGCTGTGAATCAACAGCTAGAACTGGTTATTTCTTAAATTATCATATTGTATTTGGAGAAGATATAAATGCTACTGACAGTGCTATTGCACATGATGCAACTTTAAGAACAATGAGAAGAGGGTTTGGGAGAGTATTAAATGCAGAAGACATCATTGAAACATTAAAAGAAGGGGACAAAAAATATAAGGATGCCGTGGAAAAAGAAGCAGCTGCAAAATAA
- a CDS encoding IS3 family transposase: MLKKVESFSGKSECLPRKAQAKVAFELKEEGFRLKDVLLVVGIPEATYHYQVKNSGKEDSDANLKEIITDLFKKFNERYGYKRITNELKKLGHSINHKKVYRIMRELGLKCVKFMRKSRKYNSYKGNVGNVAKNRLSRRFSTPIPLQKLVTDITEFKCLGDDKLYLNPILDLYNGEITAYGIKKRPTLDLVMEPLKETIEVIKSHATYRTTIHSDQGWHYQHNKWVKVLKENKIFQSMSRKATCADNASMENFFGILKQEMYYGEELVSYEELKRRIEEYIYWYNHERSKEKLAGMSPVEYRTHSNQSAA, from the coding sequence ATACTTAAAAAAGTTGAGAGCTTTTCGGGAAAATCCGAGTGCCTTCCACGAAAAGCACAAGCAAAGGTCGCATTCGAACTCAAAGAAGAAGGGTTCCGATTAAAAGATGTTCTCCTTGTCGTGGGCATCCCAGAAGCAACTTACCATTACCAAGTGAAAAATTCTGGCAAAGAAGATTCGGACGCAAACTTAAAAGAAATCATTACAGATCTATTTAAAAAGTTTAATGAACGTTATGGTTATAAACGAATCACTAATGAATTAAAGAAATTAGGTCATTCCATCAACCATAAAAAAGTGTATCGCATCATGCGAGAATTGGGATTAAAATGTGTGAAATTTATGCGGAAATCGCGTAAATACAATTCCTATAAGGGGAACGTTGGAAACGTAGCGAAGAATCGATTATCACGCCGTTTTAGTACACCTATTCCTCTTCAAAAGTTAGTAACCGACATTACAGAATTCAAGTGTCTTGGCGATGATAAGTTATATTTAAATCCAATTCTTGACCTTTATAATGGAGAAATTACTGCGTATGGAATCAAGAAACGTCCAACGTTAGATCTTGTCATGGAACCTTTAAAAGAAACTATAGAAGTAATAAAAAGTCATGCAACCTATCGAACCACCATCCATTCCGATCAAGGCTGGCATTATCAGCACAACAAATGGGTAAAGGTGTTAAAAGAAAACAAAATTTTTCAAAGCATGTCACGTAAAGCAACCTGCGCAGACAACGCTTCGATGGAGAACTTCTTTGGGATTTTAAAGCAAGAAATGTATTATGGGGAAGAATTGGTAAGCTATGAAGAATTAAAAAGACGAATTGAAGAATATATCTACTGGTATAACCATGAACGATCAAAAGAAAAATTGGCTGGGATGAGTCCAGTTGAATACCGAACTCACTCCAACCAATCAGCTGCATAA
- a CDS encoding AAA domain-containing protein, with protein MTQNGTEQKARNFFEYLLALNSLVGKVTRDYKEFEKNWPTEEFKSLPGCYLFDQCQDEDAFLEIHRPEITRDDETPPEPDPILSGWIDFNYRNERSSVTRIDERTVLDENENEMTIDFSEDPKRVTTFQSWENEWNNWAERLREKKKVNDLYVQYFDLIQQLEKEGETLEFIFARGLFCWKHPDEKVGTIRYPLLTTKLELELDAEKGIISIKQVQVSTNVEREMFSGVRINNIEKINELNKSIQTTSIIDNLDTFFTQYIHLFDPNGKFIEDHSKIEVTQHPAIYDESFFSLRRKSVRVLRDDLEKIIKGIVDGDLEVTPALEAIVGEQSEAVEGEPSEVHNGRLDFSTNDLYFPLESNEQQKEIVNRIEHNYGVSVQGPPGTGKTHTIANLVSHFLAQGKKILITSQKESPLKVLKAKIPKDIRDLCVPVLGGGRESLQEIEQSIRSLSEKLGELDAQKLTNEIARNKELLDQSKRNEARLKNDLRTYAENEGTPLDYKGEKLFKYDVAKRLADSTISYAWLHDEVEMNLSFPISSPEFRELWDIKGKLQKEDLALFKENLPKVEKDIRSAISFTDLINKGKELENSVEQTKHIQQKYNIPLEEEIIKSLLTHVQGIYQNAGILSSSEYKLILDDCMAGGKREERWRTLLSELKTKNEELFELYHSLVTHKINLPNKGRQELVEDISIAKERLKSGKKPSGLFFMFKGKQTKYLFESSILNGESIRTVEDIEILELSLSYQQKRDEAARVFNGNMTDVGLETIELEDERFPHALDQKLQQLDILLKVVDAIQAFKKEINPYTMSQLDVFSAEMYKQLAGELEVVLQYVEYEKWLKEFNEEGAQLTKEANQEGAHPIWKDFITAFQAKDDVLWKERLEKLGHLETLQIDVKRFYEVLHVLASSLPLTGKSIEMSVGQTIPFPEQYEEAFELKKLHTWLDETKDMNVGLIKNQIEEEHKEQKRLIQDIVSQSTWKNQIERITESEKRSLSAWKTYIKRFGKGTGKYAHQHLKDARNEMKTAQSAIPVWIMPVNQVLENFPVTNDKFDIIIFDESSQCDLFSINVLMRGKKVIVVGDDEQISPTDIGTKLDDVHELVRRYLNGIPNGNLFDGNISLYEIAEQIFPKEGKLMLREHFRCVPEIIQFSNDLSYGGEMIPLRLPLEEEKIDPPVMAIKVNDGYNDEKDKDINVPEIDAIVADMKEIVKDPKYKGQTFGVIALQGQKQAKLLESRIREALGEKEYVERKIICGNSYTLQGDERDIIFLSMIVAPGRRFMALTKTSDKQRFNVAASRAKNQIRLYHSIDLEDLNPDDLRYRLLSYCKTPNRTNEQFEDLEDKCDSPFEKDVLRMILARGYKVTPQVVVGRYRIDFVIEGIRDRLAVECDGERWHGPEKFEEDMQRQESLERSGWKFWRVRGREFYFNREKAMESLWVKLDEMGITSNLAPVPNSTETPSNQVEYVIPKLKVEKTKEELSWINNYLMEKGLDIIDMREKGGKLWVKGGLELTDLFNDLKNEGLDFKYTEAGSKTMSHKPSWYLASKSQTLF; from the coding sequence GTGACACAAAATGGAACGGAACAGAAAGCAAGAAACTTCTTTGAATACCTGCTTGCGTTGAATAGTTTAGTAGGGAAAGTAACAAGAGACTATAAAGAGTTTGAAAAAAATTGGCCAACAGAAGAATTTAAAAGTTTACCTGGTTGTTATTTATTTGATCAATGCCAGGATGAGGATGCATTTCTCGAAATTCATCGTCCTGAAATTACGCGAGATGATGAAACTCCTCCCGAGCCCGATCCGATATTAAGTGGCTGGATCGACTTTAATTATCGAAATGAACGAAGCAGTGTAACGCGTATAGATGAGAGAACGGTTCTTGACGAAAATGAGAATGAGATGACGATAGATTTTTCAGAGGATCCTAAAAGGGTGACAACTTTTCAAAGTTGGGAAAATGAATGGAATAATTGGGCCGAGCGATTACGTGAAAAGAAAAAAGTGAATGATCTTTATGTTCAGTACTTTGATCTCATTCAACAACTAGAAAAAGAAGGAGAAACGTTGGAATTTATCTTCGCTAGGGGGCTCTTTTGTTGGAAGCATCCGGATGAAAAGGTGGGAACGATCCGTTACCCATTACTGACAACAAAATTGGAGTTAGAACTGGATGCAGAAAAAGGAATTATTTCTATAAAACAAGTACAAGTGTCTACGAATGTTGAACGCGAAATGTTCTCTGGTGTCCGGATCAATAACATAGAAAAAATTAATGAGTTAAATAAAAGTATTCAAACAACCTCGATCATAGATAATCTTGATACTTTTTTTACCCAGTACATACATTTGTTTGACCCGAACGGAAAATTTATTGAGGACCACTCTAAAATAGAAGTAACTCAACATCCAGCGATTTATGATGAAAGCTTCTTTTCATTAAGAAGAAAAAGTGTTCGAGTTTTACGGGATGATTTAGAAAAAATAATTAAAGGAATTGTAGACGGTGATCTTGAGGTGACTCCTGCGCTAGAAGCAATCGTGGGTGAACAATCAGAAGCAGTTGAGGGGGAACCTTCTGAAGTACATAATGGAAGGCTAGACTTCTCAACAAATGATCTGTATTTCCCGTTGGAGTCTAATGAGCAGCAAAAAGAAATAGTTAATCGAATCGAGCACAATTATGGGGTATCGGTTCAGGGACCGCCGGGAACGGGGAAAACCCATACTATAGCTAATTTAGTGTCTCATTTCCTTGCTCAAGGTAAAAAGATCTTAATTACGAGCCAGAAAGAAAGTCCATTAAAAGTCCTAAAAGCGAAAATTCCAAAGGATATTAGGGATTTATGTGTACCTGTCCTAGGTGGGGGGCGCGAATCTCTTCAGGAAATTGAGCAATCGATTCGTTCTTTAAGTGAAAAGTTAGGAGAACTAGATGCTCAAAAGCTTACAAATGAAATTGCGAGAAATAAAGAGCTGCTTGACCAAAGTAAGCGAAATGAAGCTCGTTTAAAAAATGATTTACGGACCTATGCCGAGAATGAAGGAACACCTCTAGATTATAAAGGTGAGAAACTTTTCAAATATGATGTAGCAAAGCGCTTGGCTGACTCAACGATTAGTTATGCGTGGTTACATGATGAGGTAGAAATGAATTTGAGTTTCCCGATCTCATCTCCTGAGTTTAGAGAATTATGGGATATAAAAGGGAAGCTGCAAAAAGAGGACTTAGCCTTATTTAAAGAAAATTTACCAAAAGTGGAAAAGGATATTCGCAGTGCTATTTCTTTCACAGATTTAATTAATAAAGGGAAAGAGCTTGAGAATTCGGTTGAACAAACAAAACATATTCAACAGAAATACAATATTCCTCTAGAAGAAGAAATCATTAAAAGTTTACTAACACACGTTCAAGGAATTTACCAAAATGCTGGTATTCTCTCAAGTAGCGAGTACAAATTAATTTTAGATGATTGCATGGCCGGTGGTAAACGAGAGGAACGCTGGAGAACGTTGCTTTCTGAGTTAAAGACGAAAAATGAAGAGCTGTTTGAGCTCTATCATTCACTCGTTACTCATAAAATTAATCTTCCTAATAAAGGGCGACAGGAACTGGTAGAAGATATTTCAATTGCTAAGGAGCGGTTAAAATCAGGGAAGAAACCAAGTGGACTCTTTTTTATGTTCAAAGGAAAACAAACCAAATATTTATTTGAATCGAGTATCCTTAATGGAGAGTCGATCCGAACGGTTGAGGACATCGAAATACTTGAACTGTCTTTAAGTTACCAACAAAAACGAGATGAGGCAGCGAGAGTTTTTAATGGAAATATGACTGATGTTGGACTGGAGACGATTGAACTCGAAGATGAGAGGTTCCCGCACGCTTTAGATCAGAAGCTTCAACAGTTAGATATCCTATTAAAAGTAGTAGATGCTATACAAGCCTTTAAGAAAGAAATCAATCCTTACACAATGTCTCAACTCGATGTATTTTCAGCTGAAATGTATAAGCAGTTAGCGGGTGAATTAGAAGTCGTTTTACAATATGTAGAATATGAGAAATGGCTAAAGGAGTTTAATGAAGAAGGAGCACAACTTACAAAGGAAGCAAATCAAGAAGGTGCTCATCCGATATGGAAGGACTTTATTACTGCGTTTCAGGCCAAGGATGATGTCTTATGGAAAGAACGATTAGAAAAACTTGGCCATTTAGAAACACTGCAAATAGATGTAAAACGGTTCTATGAGGTTTTACATGTCCTAGCAAGTTCATTACCTTTAACAGGAAAATCGATTGAAATGTCAGTAGGGCAAACCATTCCTTTTCCTGAACAGTACGAAGAAGCTTTTGAATTGAAGAAACTTCATACTTGGTTGGATGAAACTAAAGACATGAATGTCGGCCTAATTAAAAATCAAATCGAAGAAGAACATAAAGAACAGAAAAGACTGATTCAAGACATAGTGAGTCAATCGACTTGGAAAAATCAAATCGAACGAATAACAGAAAGTGAGAAACGTTCACTCTCCGCTTGGAAAACATATATTAAACGATTTGGAAAAGGAACAGGGAAATACGCCCATCAACATCTAAAAGATGCACGGAATGAGATGAAAACAGCCCAATCGGCTATTCCTGTTTGGATCATGCCTGTAAACCAAGTGTTAGAAAACTTCCCTGTCACCAATGACAAATTTGATATCATCATCTTTGATGAAAGCAGTCAATGTGATCTGTTTTCAATTAACGTTTTGATGCGCGGTAAAAAAGTAATCGTTGTAGGGGATGATGAACAAATCAGTCCTACTGATATCGGGACAAAGCTAGATGATGTCCATGAATTGGTGAGAAGGTATCTTAATGGCATCCCGAACGGAAATCTATTTGACGGCAATATTTCACTTTATGAAATTGCTGAACAAATTTTCCCTAAAGAAGGAAAGCTCATGTTAAGAGAACATTTCCGGTGTGTTCCTGAGATCATTCAATTTTCAAATGACCTAAGCTATGGTGGTGAAATGATCCCGCTTCGCCTTCCGTTAGAAGAAGAAAAGATTGATCCACCAGTTATGGCCATTAAAGTGAATGATGGTTACAATGATGAAAAAGATAAGGATATTAACGTTCCAGAAATAGACGCTATAGTTGCAGATATGAAAGAGATAGTTAAAGATCCTAAGTATAAAGGGCAAACATTTGGGGTTATTGCCCTTCAAGGCCAAAAGCAAGCGAAACTGCTGGAGTCTAGAATACGAGAAGCACTTGGTGAAAAAGAGTATGTCGAACGTAAAATTATTTGTGGTAACTCATATACTCTTCAAGGAGATGAACGCGACATTATCTTTTTATCGATGATCGTTGCTCCTGGACGACGTTTCATGGCACTGACAAAAACAAGTGATAAACAACGATTTAATGTCGCAGCTAGCCGTGCAAAAAATCAAATAAGATTGTATCACTCAATAGATTTGGAAGATTTAAATCCTGATGATTTGAGATACAGACTATTAAGTTACTGTAAAACCCCAAATCGTACGAATGAACAATTTGAAGACCTTGAGGATAAGTGCGATTCGCCATTTGAAAAAGACGTATTGCGAATGATCTTAGCCCGAGGCTACAAAGTAACTCCACAAGTAGTGGTTGGAAGATATCGGATAGATTTTGTCATCGAGGGAATCCGTGATCGTCTTGCTGTAGAGTGTGACGGTGAGAGATGGCATGGACCTGAAAAGTTTGAAGAAGATATGCAACGACAAGAATCTCTTGAACGTTCAGGATGGAAGTTTTGGCGAGTCAGAGGTAGAGAATTTTATTTTAACCGTGAAAAAGCGATGGAGAGTCTGTGGGTGAAGCTAGATGAAATGGGGATCACATCTAATTTGGCACCAGTACCTAATTCTACTGAAACACCATCCAATCAAGTTGAATATGTCATACCGAAGCTTAAAGTAGAAAAAACAAAAGAGGAACTGTCGTGGATCAACAATTATCTAATGGAAAAGGGTCTGGACATTATTGATATGCGTGAGAAAGGCGGAAAACTTTGGGTCAAAGGTGGTCTTGAGCTGACCGACTTATTTAATGATTTAAAGAATGAAGGACTAGACTTTAAGTATACGGAAGCTGGTAGTAAAACAATGAGCCATAAACCTTCATGGTATCTAGCATCGAAAAGTCAAACTTTGTTTTAG